One part of the Bacillus sp. FJAT-45350 genome encodes these proteins:
- a CDS encoding ATP-binding protein — protein sequence MQSIKDSIHKNMAFSSDVCEKHNINLMDFSGEVVCPRCFLEKENEKVQQREEEKYLKRNYLLLNSKSLVSDKTILNATLDNFKPTCAEEKNNKQLVKECINRYKDGQVFNVVLQGLQGTGKSHLAYAMLKELNENSNFKASCLFMSVEEMIRKIKGTFKDDKSIYTENYFIDLISQVDYLVLDDLGAETGAIGTDKSATDFVQRVLYAITTTRQDKSTIITTNLASATIFGMYDRKLVSRLFKKPKYIVFRESKDKRIADIPF from the coding sequence ATGCAGTCAATCAAGGATTCAATCCACAAGAATATGGCATTCAGTTCTGATGTATGCGAAAAACATAATATCAACTTGATGGATTTTAGTGGGGAAGTTGTATGCCCCAGATGCTTTTTGGAGAAAGAGAATGAAAAAGTGCAGCAGCGCGAAGAAGAAAAGTACTTGAAAAGAAATTACTTATTACTGAACAGTAAGAGCTTGGTAAGTGATAAGACAATATTAAATGCCACATTAGACAACTTTAAACCAACCTGCGCGGAAGAGAAGAATAACAAACAACTAGTTAAAGAGTGTATCAACCGCTACAAAGACGGACAGGTATTTAACGTTGTACTTCAAGGTTTACAAGGCACAGGTAAAAGTCATTTAGCTTATGCGATGTTAAAGGAACTCAACGAGAATTCAAATTTTAAAGCGTCATGTTTGTTTATGAGTGTTGAAGAAATGATTCGAAAAATCAAAGGCACCTTTAAAGACGATAAGAGCATCTACACTGAGAATTATTTTATTGATTTGATATCTCAAGTGGATTATCTAGTTTTAGATGACTTAGGAGCTGAAACAGGGGCTATCGGAACAGACAAAAGTGCGACTGATTTTGTGCAAAGAGTCTTGTACGCGATAACAACGACAAGGCAGGATAAATCGACAATAATCACAACCAATTTAGCAAGCGCTACTATTTTTGGAATGTACGATAGGAAACTTGTATCGCGCCTATTTAAAAAGCCGAAATACATCGTGTTTAGGGAGTCAAAGGATAAAAGAATAGCAGATATTCCATTCTAG
- a CDS encoding transposase, whose product MSKKDEKYIHRIIAQKEGITITAETSNEVTFEEAKNTAIAEVLGGVDKVVSFQPFVVIPLTTKERWDDKTINFCPRCGSNLKDYELEQAASFECLECDTSMDVHIHNWLED is encoded by the coding sequence ATGAGTAAAAAAGACGAGAAATACATTCATAGAATTATTGCACAAAAAGAAGGAATTACCATTACGGCAGAAACATCCAATGAGGTTACTTTTGAAGAAGCAAAAAATACTGCTATTGCAGAGGTATTAGGTGGAGTTGATAAAGTTGTTAGCTTTCAACCATTTGTTGTAATTCCACTAACTACAAAGGAACGTTGGGACGACAAAACAATTAACTTCTGTCCTCGTTGTGGCAGTAATTTAAAGGATTATGAATTAGAACAAGCAGCAAGTTTTGAATGCCTTGAATGCGATACCTCTATGGATGTTCATATCCATAACTGGTTAGAAGATTAA